One Hyphomicrobiales bacterium genomic window carries:
- a CDS encoding metal ABC transporter permease: MLDDFFIRAIIAGIGVALIAGPLGCFIVWRRLAYFGDTLSHAALLGVALAFLFEINITLAVFAISACVSLALLLLRRHATLSSDALLGLLAHSSLALGLVALAFMTWVRIDLMGFLFGDILAVSKPDIAIIWLGGLIVLGILAAIWRPLFAATVNHELSEAEGMRPERANIIFMLLMAAVIAISMKIVGVLLITAMLIIPAATARRFSFGPEQMALWAALIGATSVVGGLFGSLEWDTPAGPSIVVAALALFILSLFYRSPNRTKNTNAENKHSNKPRKGNRS, translated from the coding sequence ATGCTTGACGACTTCTTCATTCGCGCAATTATTGCAGGCATTGGCGTTGCGCTTATTGCAGGGCCGTTGGGCTGCTTTATTGTCTGGCGCAGGCTTGCTTATTTCGGCGATACCTTGTCGCACGCGGCGCTACTTGGCGTGGCGCTTGCTTTTTTGTTTGAGATAAACATCACACTTGCCGTCTTTGCTATCTCTGCTTGTGTTTCACTTGCGCTTTTATTGTTACGGCGCCATGCAACCCTTTCAAGCGATGCACTGCTCGGTCTTCTGGCTCATTCTTCGCTGGCGTTAGGTCTCGTTGCTCTTGCATTCATGACGTGGGTCCGCATTGATCTAATGGGCTTCTTATTCGGCGATATCTTGGCTGTGTCCAAACCAGATATTGCCATCATTTGGCTTGGTGGTCTTATTGTGCTTGGTATCCTTGCCGCTATCTGGCGCCCGCTTTTTGCAGCGACGGTCAACCACGAATTGAGTGAAGCTGAGGGTATGAGGCCAGAACGGGCTAATATCATCTTCATGCTTTTAATGGCCGCAGTCATTGCCATTTCAATGAAGATTGTTGGTGTGTTATTGATCACTGCCATGCTGATTATTCCTGCGGCCACTGCGCGCCGGTTTTCTTTTGGTCCTGAGCAGATGGCGCTTTGGGCGGCCCTCATTGGAGCAACCTCTGTCGTTGGCGGTTTATTCGGGTCACTAGAATGGGACACACCCGCTGGCCCCAGCATCGTTGTGGCTGCTCTCGCCCTTTTCATTCTCTCCCTCTTTTATCGTTCCCCAAACAGAACTAAAAATACTAACGCCGAGAACAAGCATTCAAATAAACCTCGAAAAGGAAACCGATCATGA